Sequence from the Argentina anserina chromosome 7, drPotAnse1.1, whole genome shotgun sequence genome:
AGATAATCGAAATTACAAATCATCAGACTAGTAAAATTCCACAATATTGAGTAATAACATAGTCAGTCGCATTTCATTTtattaataaatgattttttattttatttttgggcTTCTTTGGCGTGCTCAAAGCGGTAATTTAGTGAAAGGCCAGGCCCAAACCAGAAAAATTCGAAGAGTCCTCCCCAGAAGatcgaatatataattcacttCTGTATTGCCACCACCACAAGTCAGTCAatcagtctctctctctttgtttaCTTTCTGgacccttcttcttcttcccatcTCCCAAGTCTTCCATGGCTTCCGATCTCGAGAAGCAGGCCAAGGAGGCCTTCATCGACGACCACTTCGAGCTCGCCGTTGACCTCTACACCCAAGCCATCTCCCTCGACCCCAACAACTCCGAGCTCTACTCCGACCGCGCTCAGGCCAACATCAAATCCGGCAATCTCACCGGTAACAGACTCCTCCCCCTCCCTCGCGCTTTCTTGCAATTTCCCGACGCTTCTTCGTCGTCGGCTTCTTGTGAGACATTTTCAATTGAATTGTGTGAAGCTGAGTCGTTTTTTTTGGTGCAGAGGCGGTTGCGGACGCGAATAAGGCGATTGAGTTGGACGCGTCTTTGTTTAAGGCCTACATGCGCAAGGGGTGAGTACTCTCTGTGCAACGCAGCGTTTTGATTCCTAGTGTTATAATGCCGATTATGAAGTTTTAGTTTCAAGTTTTCGTAATTGTTTTGTACCTAAGTTCTGATTAGGGATTGCGATTTCGTGTTGCTTGTGGTGACTAATTTTGTTGTAACTGTTAAACTAGAAAAGTATATAAAATGATCAACTCTATCGATTATGTTGCGTCATCGAGCTGTGTTAGATGATACGTATACTCCAGCATTCACATTGGCATGTATCAGCTCCTTGCCGTAGATGTTGTCAGTTTGATTCCGTGCCCGTGGCTCTGATTTGTGatgctttttctttctttctttttgtttgctTTACTAGAATTGCCTGCATGAAGCTCGAGGAATATCAGACCGCAAAGGCGGCGTTGGAGCTTGGGGCTTCTTTGGCACTGGGGGAATCTAGATTTTCTAAACTGATAGAAGAGTGTGACAAACTCATTGCAGGTGAGTGGTTAGTTTGCTACAATCTTTTCGCTTGGTGATGTATGATATGACACTTTGACATGTTGATTACATTCTGGTTGTCTTATTGTGTACTGTTTGTTTGTCTGATCAGAAGAAAATGGAGAGCTGCCTGAGCAACCAATGGAAACAACCACTACAGAGAGTGTTTCATCTGCAAAAGATGTCCAGCCAGCAGAGCCGCCTTCTGATGAGGTGCCAATAGCACCTGCCAAACCAAAATACAGGTTGGTGATCAGGAATCAGTTCATGTTGCATATCTTTTAGTTCTCAAGGAcattcaataattgtattgGCAATTCCTGTTTCCTGCCTGAGATTTTGTTTTATAGGCTGTTCTAGATTTCGCATTATTATGTTAAGAGTGTAGCTAGAGGGATCCATTTATGGTTTTTATTTCAGGCATGAGTTCTACCAGAAGCCTGAAGAGGTGGTTGTGACTATATTTGCAAAGGGCATACCAGCCAAAGATGTTGCTGTTGACTTTGGTGAACAAATAGTATGTTCTTGCCCATTACTTTTTTTGAATATCTCGTGCACGCTCACACACATAGTACACTGGTCTCTTCATACAAGTTTTATTCCTTTATAACTAGCTCATGTTGGCTGTTTGCAGTTAAGTGTCAGCATTGATGTTCCCGGGGAAGATACATATCACTTTCAGCCTCGCCTGTTTGGGAAGGTATTGGATCTTATAAAGTGCTGCGGAAACTTGTTTATTAAtgatttcaaattatatatagtgAATTCTTTAAGGTATCACCCTTTCCGGCTCTTTTTTCATATGAGTGGCAACCAGTATCTTTGTGTCTGCTTTAGGTTAAGTAACTGTTATATAATAATGTATTAGGGAAGGCACATTCTTTTCATTCCGAACACTTTTGGATGAGAGATTAATCCTtgacttttctttttccttctctcctttttcttttatcGGAAACAGATAATCCCTGGAAAGTGTAGATTTGATGTTTTGTCTACCAAAGTTGAAATTCGCCTGGCCAAAGCTGAAGCTATACATTGGACATCTCTTGAGTTCAGAAATGATAGCCTTGTTCCTGTAAAGGTTAATACTCCAGGTACATTAATATTCCTATAACCAGTGGTTGTGGTTTTTGAGTTCCACCCTTTATCAGTTTCAGTTTTATGTTAAATTGGTGCTGATTAGAAGTAACTACTTACAGTTATTGGAGCCCAAAGGCCAACTTACCCATCCTCCAAACCAAAACGGGTAGATTGGGACAAGCTTGAAGCCCAAGTGAAGAAGGAGGTTTTCTTTTTAACCTAGCTTGTTCTCATTATTCTCTTAACCTAATTCACTGGGGTAAATATTCTGTGTGCATTTTTCCAGGAGAAAGATGAGAAGCTTGATGGCGATGCAGCTTTGAACAAATTTTTCCAAGACATATACAAGGATGCCGATGAGGACACGAGAAGGGCCATGAGAAAATCTTTTGTAAGACGCGTTTTCCTAGTGTTTGATACCACACTATACAtctatatctttttttttaaatctagcAATGGTTTGAGCGTTGCCTTGAAAATCTGAAAACAACAGAGATGCATCCTAATATATGTCTTCAAACTGTTGCAGGTGGAGTCAAATGGAACTGTGCTTTCGACAAACTGGAAAGAAGTGGGCACCAAGAAGGTCGAGGGAAGTGCCCCTGATGGtatggagatgaagaaatggGAGTACTAAACTCTTGCTCAAGTTGGACAGTTTGTAACCTACTCGGAGTGCCTTTTGTTTCGGTGGACGCGGTTtagtttttcctttttcagtTCGTCTATTCTTTCGCCAATGGTCAACTAGGTTGGTGTTTGCTTTTGTGTTTTGTCATGTACTTAGTACTCTCAAAATCGGTGCGATCTTGAATTTCTTGGGCATCTACTTCTATGTTTTGCTTATTTGTACTCTGGAACTTTTAAATTTTCCAGAAGCTCTATGTTTTGCTTTTTTTGTACGCAGCACTCGTACTGCTGTGTGAATCCTCTGTCGGATTTTACTATGTAACATTATTACATGGAAGGTTTTATACTGTATTGAAGCATCCGGGCTGTCGCTGAATCTTACTGGTATGGCTGCATTTCCGAACTCTGAAAGTTCCTCTGAGTTATATTTAGCCAGAATTCTACCGGTATGGGTGCATTTCCGGTGTCCCAACTCTGAAAGTTCCTCCGAGTTCTATTTAGCCAGGATTCAACATGCAAGTGATGTAACAGAACTCACCAAATGAAAACGTAACTGGGGCATGAGCCCAAAACTTAGCTCTATAAATAGTTCCTCAATCAATTTTCTGGGAGACAAACTGCAATTCTTCGGGTGGAACAGAGTTGAGTGAATAGCTGCCGGGGACGGCGGACCCGGAGGACAACAGAAACAGGGCCAACTGAGCAAGGGCACCGCCATGATGGACCCCAGTCACCCACCGTGTATGAAATCGCCGTATTTTCTGCTGTCAATTTTTTCGTCCCCGACGCTTTGGCAATTTGTTGTGTTCTTGAAATATGAAAATCCTGATCTTCTTGGTCTGAGTGTGGAGAATTGGAATATAGATGCGCCTCTTCAATTTCAGCTTCACGCAAACCCCTTGGTTAAAGGTTAGCTTCCTTTGTCATTGATCGTCTATCTAATACGTATGCTAAATTACTGGGTAAAAACCAGTAACCTAAGCATTTGATATCCATATTTGCATTATATGATCAGTTTTTTTTCAGTGTTTAAACAAAGAAATGAATTGTCATTCTAGAATCATGGACACGTGGTACTCATGTGCAAAAACACTTTGTTGTTAGGTATCATGTTCTTCCTAACAATGCCATGTTAGGTTTGCAGGACTGCAGGAGCTTCAGAAATCAGAAATGCAATGcatcaattttgtttttgcaaTTTTATAGTGTTAAGGTTTCCTAAATATGTTCACTAACGTGGTCCAAAACAAAGGAAGACCACACTTCCTCTCGGCTGTGAATCCAACCACGTCAAACACTCAGGCACATCAACACAACCTCCACCTCTCTGAGGAGACCAACGGCCCTATGGAGTATATGGGTGGCATGTGAAGCAACTGATGCATTGAGTAGAGGGACATCTAAAGCTGCATTAGCTAAACTGGTTGAATCATGGAACCAAGGCAGGGTGTTCAACCAagtttataacttagaaaatgtACTTCATTTCCGTAATATTTATGAAACTGAATAAGATTCTGTGATATTTAAGAAACTGAATACCATTGGGTTTATCACTGCGATCTCAAAAAATCTTGTATGCGCAGCGTGTATGATTTAGCTATCGAAAATACTTCACTAATGGACtttgtatttattttaaaaagccCAAATTGGCTGGAGGCCCACGAAGCCCACCCGCGCTTTGGTACTAAAGAGCAAGTGGACTTGGTTCAGTTATAAACCCCGTTCAGATTTGGAAACAGAGAAAGAGATGCAATTCTTCGGCGGAACGGAGATAAGCCCGTCGCTGCCGGCGGCGACGGCGTCGGGAAACAACGGCCACATGATGTACGTGTTCAACCGTAACGGCGTCTGCTTACTCTACCGGGAATGGAACCGTCCTCTTCACACTCTCAACGCTCAACAAGATCACAAGCTCATGTTCGGCTTGCTCTTCTCCCTCAAATCCCTAACCGCCAAGATGGACCCCACCGCGTACGCCATTTCCGATCACCTCCTCTTTCactttcaatttcaaaacccTAATAATTTTGATCGTTGAAGatttctgtgtttttttttttggtgaagtGTGGAGAAAGGGAATCTAGGAGTGCCTCAATTGACCGGTCAAGGCTGCTCGTTTCATAGCTTTCAGACCAATACTTACAAGCTTAGCTTCATGGAGAGCCCCTCTGGTATTAAGGTTTGGTTCGTTTcgattcaattcaattctccATTGGCTTTTAGATCCAGCTTAGATTGATAGGTTTTCGTTTTCGGAGTAGTTTCGTTGCAATTTTTGAGTAATTTGGTGTTTCTTGGTTAGCTACTAGTGTGTGTGCGCGCTTGATCTTGCAAATGTGGATTGCATTAGTTGTGTTTTTGAGTGTTTAATCACTTTAATGTTACGGTTATGACTTGGATTGTGCAGATTATATTGATTACTCACCCTAGGACTGGCGATTTACGGGAGTCTTTGAAGTACATTTACAACTTGTATGTTGAGTACGTTGTGAAGAACCCGCTCTATACTCCTGGAACACCTATCGGGTTAGTGATTACGCTTGTGCCAATGTGATCTAGATTTGTTATGCTTCCGACGCTGTTATGCatgatattttgtttttgttattgaAATGATCGTTCTATTTGATCTGTTAAGAAAGGAAATTAATGAGATGGTTTGTAAACTGTAAAGCAACGTGTTGGGTACATTATAAGATGACTTTTTTTTGGACGCAGGCCATATATTTCGTTCTGCACTTCTGCATATGATAGCTCATGCTAtacttctctttctttatAACTGATTTAGTTGTCTTCTATGCCTAAGGGAAAAGGGGATCATGCAGTATTCAAATTGAATGTCTAGAAAAGTCGAACCCCAACTCCAACTGGAGTCTTTATGGAAGTTAATAGTGTAATTACATCTGTTCATAAATCATATTAATGTTTGTGGAAATGTGACTTTACAGGTCTATTTACATAGTTATCTGGTTGCTTAAGGCACCTCAATTCTTTGATATGATACCACTTGAACACTAGTTTATTTCTTCAAGAATTATTAACACTTCTGCCAACCCTTCGGCTTGGTTATGAACTCTCAATCTTCTAAGTCACTGGTTTGGCTATATTATTTGTACGATTCACACAAGTGTAAACCTTTAAAATGCCAAGTGATATTTCCTTGTAGGTGTGAGCAATTTAATACAGCTCTTGACCAATATGTAAGGAGCATTTCCTAGAAGCTTGAGGAGGTAAATTTGATCACCAATGTATGAGTATATAGTTGCATGCAGTTtgcgatttttttttaattttaaatgagGACGGGAAAGAACATGTCAAAGTATAATCTGTATGTAACTGCTtcttgttggaggatgaattCTGTTCAGCTTCATTTTGGCAACATCAGCCTCACTCCAGCATGATGCAGATGCACATGTTCCAGATccaatttattttaattacctACGTGCTGTGGTTTCCTagcattatttttcatattttacaaTGATAAACTCTCTAAACTTGTCACCCTTAGGTGCTTAATGGCATCATGTAATATCATAGTTTATGATTAATTGAATTCTCTAGagaataattttgattttttttatcaaaataattttgaatttgagaacaCTTACAAACGAATGAATACTATtactattttttcattttcttgactGTATATATGTGCTCTTTATAGACAACACTACAATTTTCGTCTGGGGAAACATAATCTTCTTTTCAATGTCTTTATGTAAACATACAGATATTATGGTTCCTTGATTTCTAGTCTTTAACACATTACAGATTTCTGTTTCATCTGTCCACTTTAAGTTGTAGACTACTTGTTGTAACCTAATTACCGCTGTTTTGACTAAGAGCCCTCACTTAATTTTTTTGGCAATAAATCAGTGGACCCTTGACTTGATCTGATTGAGATAGGTTCCATCAGAATGAAAAGCAGAAGCAGGATAATACCTTGGTTCTATAAGGAAAACACTTAGAGGAAGGTATTTTCCTTTATTTTTTATCACAGCAGAGACGGAGCAGAGTCATGGAGGCAATTGTTTTATACCCATCACCACCTTTTGGCCACTTGGTTTCCATGGTAGAGTTGGGCAAAATCATACTCACTTGCCATCGTTCATGTAGTATCCATGTACTTATCACCACCCCTCCTTACAGAGCTGATGACACCGCCCCTTAAATTGCCTTTGTCTCTGCCACTACTCCCTCCATCATCTCTCTACTATCTCTCTTCCTCCCTCCTCGACTTCCTCCCCCAACCATTAAACCTTAACCTTTGAAGTCCTTCGGCTCAACAACCCCTATGTTCACAAAGCCCTCCTTTCCATCTCCAACAATTTTACTGTTCAAGCTTTTATCATGGACTTCTTCTGTGCTCTGGGGCTTTCTGTTGCTACTGATCTGAACATCCCAGCTTACTTTTTCTTCACGTCTGGTGCCGGATGTCTAGCTTCTTTCCTCGCCCTACCTGCTATTCACAAAAATACAGACAAGAGACTCAAAGACCTGAACTCCCTTCTCTGTATTCCTGGAGTACCACCAATACATTCCTCTGATGTGCCAAAACCTGTCATGGAACGTAATGATAAGGCTTATGAGTGTTTCCTAGAAAACTCAACCCAATTACCAAAATTAGCTGGGATTATGTTTGAATCACTCGAATCTAGAGTTATAAGAGCACTATCAGATGGACTGCTTGCCTGAAGACCACACCACCTATATACTGTATAGGACCGTTAATCTTTTCCCAGAATCAAAGAGGTGGTGGTAGTGATGATGCCCCTCATTGTTTGACATGGCTGCACTCACAACCAAGTGGAAGTGTGGTGTTTCTCTGTTTTGGAAGCTTAGGTGTATTTACAAAGGAGCAGTTAGGGGAAATATCGATGGGGTTAGAGAGGAGTGGCCAAAGGTTCTTGTGGGTGGTGCGTAACCCACCCTCTCATAATGAAAGTGTGGCTATTGCCGTCCAACCTGACCCAGATTTGGAGTTATTGCTTCCGGAtggtttcttgagtagaaccAAGGATAGGGGTCTTGTAGTGAAGTCATGGGCACCACAAGTGGCAGTGTTGAATCATGATTCAGTAGGTGGCTGTGAGTCACTGTGGGTGGAACTCGGTGTTGGAGGCGGTATGAGCTGGGGTGCCAATGGTGTCCTGGCCACTCTGTGCAGAGCAGAGATTTAATAGGGTTATTTTGGTGGAGGAAATAAGGATTGCTTTGCCAGTGAACGAGTCGCTGGACGGATTTGCATATGCAACAGAGGTGGAAAAGTGAGTTAGAGAGTTAATGGAGTCTGAGGAAGGTGAGTTAATCAGAAAGAGGACAAAGGCTCTTAAGACTGAAGCTGCTGCTCTGAGTGAAGGGGGAACATCTTGGGTTGCATTAACTGAACTTATCAAATCATGGAACCAAGGCTGAGTAGATTCTATCCAACCAGGTCTTTACAGTTACAATGTTATGGACTTGATAAAATTAATCTTTGAATACTTGCTGAAACTTTAGAAGTTTGATGCTAGTTTAGTGGCCCAAATGGGTGGCAACCATAGTGTTTCAGGTCTACAGGGActgcaagttttttttttggggtctctttaattggttttctggTGATTTAGGCACTTCAATTACTTGGTGATGCccaactctgatttcatattaCTAGAATTAACTATTTTCTTCTGCAACACACAATTAGgacatttccttttttttttcttttcttcatgtTCTCTTGATATTAATTTTATGTAATTCCTGTACAGGATTGAGTTTGTCTGTCTGTCTCTTATATCCTTCATCAGGTTTCATTGATGTCAACTTATACTGTTTGCAGGTGGAAGCTATTCTGCCTATTCAGTACGACCATTATGTTAGTAGCATTCAGTAGGAACTCATGGTATGTGCAATCGCTTCATCTATGGCATGGAAATGAACTGTTTGGGCTATTTTTGCATCATTCACCTTACCTGGCCTGTAGCAGATGGCCATTTTGGTTAAGATGGAGGTAGTGAGATTAATTACGCAGTCTGCAACTTCAATTCAACTGTTCTACATATAGGAATCTCGACTTCTTTTCACTTTTGTGTACTTTCTGCATTGTATGACCATATATTTTGCTATTTGTTTATGATATATAGGTGTAAGCTAGAATCATGTTTTGTTTGTATCACTGTAATCAACTATCAGTTCTCTTTACATGACCTTATTCTAACCCTCTTCCAAACATATTCAACTCAGAGAAATATTACCCTTGACCCTAACGGTACAAGTTTGCTTTAGTTTCTTAGCTTAGCACAACGGTTCTGCCGGTCACTATCACATTTTGAAATTATGTCTGGTACCATCATCACACCATCTACTAACTTCTAGATTGTGGTGCGACTTAGATACTGTGCAGCTCTGTCAATACCTCAGCGGCCCAGATCATTCTACCCTAGTGATGATGCCCTTATGACCCGATTTGTATTCTCCGGCAGTTTCACGGCAAGTAACCTCGGTCATCTTTGAATGGTGGTTAAGGGATGGGTACCCGAGTCCCTGGGTATTCAACCTGTTCAACCTGCCTTCTTAGTATTcatccttgatggatatagatTCCTATCTTATAAATgatgaaaagaaacagaaaacGACTTTACAACCCTCTTAAGCTTTCAATATAAAAATGCTCCGATCTTCCATCGGTCAATGACTTCAACGTACGAACTCATTGAGTGAGGACTGACGCTGAGTTATGTCTGAAGCCTTGAATTGTAtagaattgaagaaaatatctTTAGCTCCTAGTGCTAATGTTACTTTTTCTTGCACGGGTCACAAATTCTTTTTGGTTAGGTACAACTGAAATATTTCCTTCCTTTTAGAGGAAATTTTGCAACAATTCTATGATACTCCTAGAAAATGACGATTCAGAGTTGTTTGTTGTAGAAACACTCCGGATTTGAAGTTGTTTGTAGTGAGGGCCATCCAATGACCTAATCTAATGACTTGGACTTTACATGTTTGATATTCGTATAACTCATTAATTGTGTATcagagtatatatatacacttacGTACATACTTTCGATCAAAGTTTTCTTGTTGGTGTGATTGTCTGAACCCTACCAACATTGGGCTGCAATTCCCATCTTGATTTTCTACGTACTCGTCGGAATGTGTTTGATTGACGATTAAGATTCAccaacctctatatatattagCAATTTAACAAGTTGAATGGAAGTTTAGTTGGCAGCGAAGAATTTTGCGGATAAGTGTTCTTATCGAGCTCATAATAAGTTGAATGGAGAGTGAATGGAAATTTGGTAGCTATTTAACGGTGACTAGCCGAACACAGTGTGCACGTCTAAAATGCGCCCTTTGGTTGAGTAGTAACGTAGGTCCTATATATTTCAATGGTGATGAACAAGAAATATCCATCGATCATAGTTTCAGTTTTACAACAATTGATTGTTGTGAAAATGGGTGGTGACGTTATTGTTTTGTATCCATATCCAGGACTAGGCCACCCGATTTCCATGGTAGAGCTTGGCAATATCTTAGTCACTCATTACCCTTCTTTCTCCATCACAATCCTCGCCTCAACTGCACCAACCACCATTGCCGCCACTGCCAAACTGGTGGCCAGCTCCAACGATAAATTAACTAACTACATCAAAGCTGTCTCTACCGCCAACCCTGCCATCAACTTCCACCATCTCCCAATCATTTCTCTCCCGGACAACGTCGACAAGCTCAACCTCCCTTACGAATGTGCACGCCTTCAAATCTCCAACATCCTCCAAGTCTTTAAAACCCTAAAGTCAAGTCCCAAAGCCCTTATTCTCGACATGTTTTGCGACGCATTGTTCGACTTCGCGAATGTACTCAACATCCCTACATTCTACTTCTACGCCTCCGCCAGAAGGAGTCTTTGTGTCTTACTAAACATCCCCACCTTCCATCGGACAACCAATAGTCTGACTGATTTGGGCTACACCCCGATTTCCATTTCGGGCATGCCACCAATTCGAGTTTCGGCAATGCCCAAGCTCTTGTTTGACCGCTCTACTAGTTTCTACAAGAGCTTTCTTTCGGGCTTGTCTGCTGTGCAGCAAGGTATGATATACACACAAGTGTGTGTGGTGAAAGAGGCTTATCATATAATGCACGTGTGGGTGTATGTGTTTGTATGTGGAGAAAAATGCTGCTGCATATGCGTAGAACAGAATTTTCCCTTTCTTTCTACTTCAACTCACATGGCAAAGTCGAATGGAGTCATTCTCAACACGTTCGATTTGCTTTAAGATCGAGCTCTCAAAGCGTTGAGGGCAGGACTGTGCTTGCCTAACCAACCCACATCTCCCGTCTTCACTGTCTGACCGTTGATCTCTGGAAGGAGCGGAGATAATGATGAGCATGAGAGCTTGAAGTGGCTAAACAACCAGCCCAAAGACAGCGTTGTGTTTCTATGTTTCGGAAGCATGGGAGTATTCTCTATTGAACAGTTGGAGGCCATGGCGTTAGGGTTAGAGAAAAGTGGCTAGAGGTTTTAATTTGTGGGTGTTCGTAATCCACCTATAGAAGAGTTAACAGTAGAGGATCCAAGTTCGGGGGACATACTGCCACATGGTTTTGTGGAAAGAACAAAGGAAAGGGGACTGGTGGTGAGGAAGTAGGCGCCTCAGGTGGAGGTACTGAAATAAGAGTGGGGATGAAATAAGAGGGAGGGTTTTGGAGTTCAGAAATGGTGGCGTGAAGGCCAAGGAAGAAGGTGGGTCTTCTATTGCTTCCTTGGACGAGTTGGCCGAGTTGtttaaacaaaattaagaTGGTTATATATAGTGGATGTGAGCAACTTATCGATGATCGAGCGTGAATATCAACTAGATAGAACTtccatgaaaatatataataagaaGTACCTACCTACAAGAACTTTGATCATTAATTATTAAGGTTCCTTAATATCCTCGATCTGTTAGAGAT
This genomic interval carries:
- the LOC126804084 gene encoding uncharacterized protein LOC126804084; the protein is MQFFGGTEISPSLPAATASGNNGHMMYVFNRNGVCLLYREWNRPLHTLNAQQDHKLMFGLLFSLKSLTAKMDPTAVEKGNLGVPQLTGQGCSFHSFQTNTYKLSFMESPSGIKIILITHPRTGDLRESLKYIYNLYVEYVVKNPLYTPGTPIGCEQFNTALDQYVRSIS
- the LOC126804082 gene encoding protein SGT1 homolog, with product MASDLEKQAKEAFIDDHFELAVDLYTQAISLDPNNSELYSDRAQANIKSGNLTEAVADANKAIELDASLFKAYMRKGIACMKLEEYQTAKAALELGASLALGESRFSKLIEECDKLIAEENGELPEQPMETTTTESVSSAKDVQPAEPPSDEVPIAPAKPKYRHEFYQKPEEVVVTIFAKGIPAKDVAVDFGEQILSVSIDVPGEDTYHFQPRLFGKIIPGKCRFDVLSTKVEIRLAKAEAIHWTSLEFRNDSLVPVKVNTPVIGAQRPTYPSSKPKRVDWDKLEAQVKKEEKDEKLDGDAALNKFFQDIYKDADEDTRRAMRKSFVESNGTVLSTNWKEVGTKKVEGSAPDGMEMKKWEY